The Kitasatospora sp. NBC_00374 genome has a segment encoding these proteins:
- a CDS encoding WXG100 family type VII secretion target — translation MAQQVIVDESILRAQGKALGDVGQDFQQAADQLKSRLQSLEGKEPPWGDDDLGEKFGIVYEGLRDGMQESMDSLAQRLGEMGGKLRAMADNHAQNEDQTTGRLDGLGSRADSLGSEIRTMHRPRA, via the coding sequence ATGGCGCAGCAGGTCATCGTCGACGAGAGCATCCTGAGGGCCCAGGGGAAGGCCCTCGGGGACGTCGGGCAGGACTTCCAACAGGCCGCCGACCAGCTGAAGTCCCGGCTGCAGAGCCTGGAGGGCAAGGAGCCCCCGTGGGGCGACGACGACCTGGGCGAGAAGTTCGGCATCGTGTACGAGGGCCTGCGCGACGGCATGCAGGAGTCGATGGACTCACTCGCCCAGCGACTCGGCGAGATGGGCGGCAAGCTCCGGGCGATGGCCGACAACCACGCGCAGAACGAGGACCAGACGACCGGTCGCCTCGACGGCCTCGGAAGCCGCGCGGACTCGCTCGGTTCCGAGATCCGCACCATGCACCGCCCGCGGGCCTGA